A genomic window from Clostridium cylindrosporum DSM 605 includes:
- a CDS encoding MBL fold metallo-hydrolase — protein sequence MLNKLTNRVYYMPYRDEGCRPSLGLVIGDKYSLVVDAGNSIEHTNEFLEEIKSINHTPIKYLAITHWHWDHVAGISIIDVDTICHKRTNEKIEEVKNILSGGTPKLKDAKILGRELYSTSTKLKVQMNKGLEIRGGNIEFTEKVKVDLGGISCIIENIEGDHADDSSLIYVTDEKVMFLGDSTYRNLNTDERSYSREKLYPLIEKILSYDTEYYLTAHKPYYTKESMKEYFDMLTFIGDTIGDSLDLERALSTYKKKVNREIDSEERMYVESFVNGNKKLK from the coding sequence ATGTTAAATAAATTAACTAATAGAGTTTACTATATGCCATATAGAGATGAGGGATGTAGGCCAAGCCTTGGTCTTGTAATAGGTGATAAATACAGCTTAGTTGTTGATGCTGGAAATTCAATAGAGCACACAAATGAGTTTTTAGAAGAGATAAAGAGTATTAATCATACTCCTATAAAGTATCTTGCAATAACACATTGGCACTGGGATCATGTTGCAGGAATATCAATAATAGATGTTGATACAATATGCCATAAAAGAACAAATGAAAAGATAGAAGAAGTTAAAAATATATTAAGTGGCGGAACACCTAAGTTAAAGGATGCTAAAATACTTGGTAGAGAGCTTTATAGTACATCTACTAAGTTAAAAGTTCAAATGAATAAAGGACTTGAAATAAGAGGTGGAAATATAGAGTTTACGGAAAAAGTAAAAGTAGATCTTGGGGGAATTAGTTGCATAATAGAAAACATTGAGGGAGATCATGCAGATGACTCAAGTCTAATATATGTAACAGATGAAAAGGTAATGTTCTTAGGGGACTCTACGTATAGAAATCTAAATACAGATGAGAGAAGCTACTCAAGGGAAAAGCTATATCCACTTATAGAAAAGATATTAAGCTATGATACAGAATACTACTTAACTGCACATAAACCATATTATACGAAGGAATCTATGAAGGAATACTTTGATATGCTAACCTTTATAGGTGATACTATAGGGGATAGCTTAGATTTAGAAAGGGCATTAAGTACATATAAGAAAAAGGTAAACAGAGAGATAGATTCTGAAGAGAGAATGTATGTTGAAAGCTTTGTAAATGGAAATAAAAAGTTAAAATAA
- a CDS encoding ECF transporter S component, translating to MESKRLRTMKLIQTGVLAALCFVSFTFLQIKIPVPGGDATSLHIGNAFCVLAALLLGGWYGGLAGAVGMTIADLLDPVYIIGAPKTFILKLCIGLITGLIAHNYAKIHQSSDKKYILKWSIIATVCGLAFNVVFDPIVGYFYKQYILGQPQQMAAVLAKLSAVTTFINAVVSAILVTFMYNVVRPILTRSGLLLPVENKNINIS from the coding sequence ATGGAAAGCAAACGTTTAAGAACTATGAAATTAATACAAACAGGAGTACTTGCAGCACTATGTTTTGTATCCTTTACTTTTCTTCAAATTAAAATTCCAGTACCAGGCGGGGATGCAACTTCATTACATATAGGAAATGCTTTTTGTGTATTAGCTGCTTTACTTCTTGGTGGATGGTATGGAGGATTAGCTGGTGCTGTTGGTATGACAATAGCAGATTTGCTTGATCCTGTGTATATTATAGGGGCACCAAAAACCTTTATATTGAAATTATGTATTGGATTAATAACAGGACTAATTGCACATAACTATGCTAAAATCCACCAAAGCAGTGATAAGAAATACATATTAAAATGGAGTATTATTGCTACAGTTTGCGGATTAGCTTTTAATGTTGTTTTTGATCCTATTGTTGGATATTTCTATAAACAATATATTCTTGGACAACCTCAACAAATGGCAGCTGTATTAGCAAAGCTAAGTGCAGTTACTACTTTTATTAATGCAGTGGTATCTGCAATATTAGTAACCTTTATGTATAATGTGGTAAGGCCAATTTTAACAAGGTCAGGATTGTTATTACCTGTAGAAAACAAAAATATTAATATTAGTTAA
- a CDS encoding DUF6440 family protein: MNGDKRFEVKSSQGIMETYRVIVDKKTGVNYLYVNSGTGGGLTVLVDAEGKPIVTK; encoded by the coding sequence ATGAATGGAGATAAAAGGTTTGAGGTGAAATCTTCACAGGGAATTATGGAAACATATAGAGTAATAGTTGATAAGAAAACAGGAGTAAATTATCTATATGTTAATAGTGGAACAGGTGGTGGACTTACAGTATTAGTAGATGCAGAGGGAAAACCAATTGTAACTAAATAA